In one Nicotiana sylvestris chromosome 8, ASM39365v2, whole genome shotgun sequence genomic region, the following are encoded:
- the LOC104209959 gene encoding non-specific phospholipase C4-like, producing MASSKPSFPIKTVVVLVQENRSFDHMLGWMNTLNPEITGPTTGKESNPISTSNQNSSLVFFGNNSLYVDQDPGHSIQDIYEQIFGVPWSQDLANKKLEPAMKGFAQNAERNQKGMAETVMNGFKPDAVPVYKELVTEFAVCDRWFASVPASTQPNRLFVHSATSHGLTSNDTKLLIHGLPQKTIFDSMDEAGYSFGIYYQYPPSTLFYRNLRKLKYIKNFHPFDLSFKNHCKEGKLPNYVVIEQRFFDLKVLPGNDDHPSHDVFEGQKLVKEVYEALRSSPQWNEMLFIIIYDEHGGFFDHVPTPITGVPSPDGIVGTTAPYNFQFDRLGVRVPAIMISPWIERGTVLHKPLGPYATSEFEHSSVPATVKKIFNLDEFLTKRDAWAGTFETVIARSTPRTDCPETLPDPVRMREAEAQEDAKLTEFQAEMVQMSAVLCGDYMKKSYPNKLVEGMTVAKAADYVHNAFKKFLDEGEKAIQSGAHESTILIPRPAERAPRKSKSFASKFFSCIVCDH from the exons atggcatcttcaaaaCCTTCATTTCCCATTAAAACAGTAGTAGTTTTAGTTCAAGAAAACCGCTCATTTGATCACATGTTAGGTTGGATGAATACCCTAAACCCAGAAATCACTGGCCCAACAACAGGAAAAGAATCCAACCCAATATCCACCTCGAACCAAAATTCCAGTCTCGTTTTCTTCGGAAACAATTCCCTTTACGTCGACCAAGATCCAGGCCATTCAATCCAAGACATTTATGAACAAATTTTTGGGGTCCCATGGAGTCAagacttggctaacaagaaactTGAACCCGCCATGAAAGGGTTTGCTCAAAATGCAGAGAGAAATCAAAAGGGTATGGCGGAAACTGTTATGAACGGGTTTAAACCTGATGCCGTGCCTGTTTACAAAGAGCTTGTGACGGAGTTCGCCGTTTGTGATCGCTGGTTCGCGTCAGTTCCGGCATCAACGCAACCCAACAG GTTGTTTGTGCATTCGGCGACGTCACATGGGCTTACGAGTAATGATACAAAGCTGTTGATTCATGGATTACCTCAGAAGACTATATTTGATTCAATGGATGAGGCTGGCTATTCTTTTGGGATTTACTATCAATACCCTCCGTCCACACTTTTTTACAG GAATCTTAGGAAACTGAAATACATAAAGAATTTTCATCCGTTCGATCTAAGCTTCAAAAATCACTGCAAGGAGGGAAAGCTACCAAATTATGTAGTAATTGAACAAAGATTTTTTGACTTAAAAGTATTGCCAGGGAATGATGATCACCCATCGCACGATGTATTTGAAGGGCAAAAATTAGTGAAAGAAGTGTACGAGGCATTGAGATCAAGCCCTCAATGGAATGAAATGCTTTTCATAATAATATACGATGAACACGGTGGTTTCTTTGACCATGTGCCAACTCCGATCACCGGAGTTCCTAGCCCCGACGGTATTGTTGGTACTACTGCACCTTATAACTTTCAGTTTGATCGCCTCGGTGTTAGGGTTCCGGCTATCATGATTTCTCCATGGATTGAAAGAGGAACAG TGTTGCATAAGCCATTAGGACCATATGCTACTTCTGAATTTGAGCATTCTTCAGTTCCTGCAACTGTTAAGAAGATTTTTAATTTGGATGAGTTCCTAACTAAACGTGATGCATGGGCTGGTACCTTTGAGACTGTCATAGCCAGATCAACCCCAAGAACAGACTGCCCTG AAACTTTACCAGATCCAGTTAGAATGAGAGAGGCAGAAGCACAAGAAGATGCAAAGTTAACAGAGTTTCAAGCAGAAATGGTACAAATGTCAGCAGTATTATGCGGAGATTATATGAAGAAGTCTTATCCCAACAAGCTTGTGGAGGGAATGACTGTTGCTAAGGCAGCTGATTATGTTCATAATGCATTCAAGAAATTCTTGGATGAAGGTGAAAAGGCCATACAAAGTGGTGCACACGAGTCTACTATCTTAATACCAAGACCAGCTGAGAGAGCTCCAAGAAAATCCAAATCCTTTGCTTCCAAGTTCTTTTCTTGTATAGTTTGTGATCATTGA
- the LOC138874971 gene encoding uncharacterized protein, translating into MSMVLQFRKLGHNLLNCRAIERKKAAEEKEAKIKRNKEAIEAELTSINENGKARGIMDGSRFKGIEQKPKLLQNDATKQVAEKEATKQAAEKQNFQQNDNLQNNMAIQHKKQAEKINDIKIRTSKNKRKISKKKLSQNKSKVSFKPIWCQVSGSKRFNKGKVDQANRQQQEQGKKDESSNTGVNLDIENKNDNMDNDSSNDSKECSKSILANRNFEGSEQVVQESSNIQGNMAYEKEGINRGEFANKVTVRIIEDQIQNVQSNQEDNEGFSLVQKTKSISKKMGKKTKDKQNSSNVEGSTN; encoded by the exons ATGTCAATGGTTCTCCAGTTCAG AAAACTAGGACACAATTTGCTAAATTGTCGGGCCATTGAAAGAAAGAAAGCAGCGGAGGAGAAAGAGGCTAAGATCAAGAGAAATAAAGAGGCTATTGAAGCAGAACTTACCTCAATCAATGAGAATGGAAAGGCTCGGGGAATTATGGATGGCAGCAGATTCAAAGGAATAGAGCAAAAGCCAAAGCTTCTGCAAAATGATGCTACCAAACAAGTTGCTGAGAAGGAGGCTACTAAACAAGCTGCTGAGAAGCAAAATTTTCAGCAGAATGATAATCTCCAAAACAATATGGCCATTCAACACAAAAAACAGGCGGAAAAAATCAATGATATTAAAATCAGAACTTCTAAAAATAAGAGGAAAATCAGCAAAAAAAAACTCTCCCAAAATAAATCCAAAGTGTCATTTAAGCCAATATGGTGTCAAGTCAGCGGCAGCAAAAGGTTTAACAAAGGCAAGGTGGATCAAGCCAATCGACAACAACAAGAGCAAGGAAAGAAGGATGAAAGCAGTAACACTGGTGTGAACCTTGATATAGAAAATAAGAATGATAACATGGACAACGACTCTAGCAACGACTCCAAAGAGTGTAGTAAATCCATTCTAGCAAATAGAAATTTTGAAGGGTCAGAACAGGTGGTGCAAGAATCTTCTAATATTCAAGGAAATATGGCTTATGAAAAGGAAGGGATTA ATAGAGGTGAATTTGCCAATAAGGTTACGGTGAGGATTATTGAAGACCAAATACAAAATGTCCAAAGCAACCAAGAAGACAATGAGGGATTCTCACTGGTCCAAAAGACCAAGAGCATAAGCAAAAAGATGGGAAAGAAAACTAAAGATAAACAGAACTCTTCCAATGTGGAAGGGAGTACAAACTAA